The candidate division WOR-3 bacterium genome includes a window with the following:
- a CDS encoding TonB-dependent receptor, whose translation MRKIGLTALILLLTVSSALAGVVGRIRGRVTDKKTREPLIGVNVIVVGTDFGAATDINGEYEIINVPPGRYKLTASYVGYNEMTVTDVLVVQDNVTVVDFQLSQTAIEVGPVEVKAERPLVNRGQVTVERIITDEEFKRLPVVQLSELVGMQAGVTQTAGRGWTHIRGGRYDDVAYLVDGVAAQDAVVGTLWSSPKPTSDALASVVVITGGFDAEYGQAMSGIIKAVTKEGGSTTQGRLRYITDEVFPKEDLNFGYNRLTLSLGGPLGWNRLRYFLSTEYFKTDDDRNCLYKVPAPRGEYAVEGKLTLQMPKEFFLTREGMKWTLDGHHSNYQWQAFANSYKFWQKGLYANRVRSYKGNLTLNHMLSPTLVYEAKVGLFQTSLIRTVRNFYAEQADTTGFWGFLRKTGIWDRYWFRAEDWVFNNPEGLSKKEAVLQLYRSYWLAPNGDTVYAYPEQKKNFVPAYALIDNPYGVAGLFVTEGDNRTWHYRATNNYIFKFDLTKTVSKVHELKTGVDITQYSVSMYDNSLPWDQNPFWDAYNYKPLVAAAYIQDRADFEDLVVRAGVRFDYLDAKAKVRAFPESLGSTPNISDSFLPVPPKYRLSPRLGISYPITERVKFRFSYGHFFKNPVFANLYEYAERPAAELRGRGNVIVGNANMGAEKTIAYELGFDAQLSDVFAFDVTAFYKDVFDLSGVRVVSALPQPYTMYYNVEYARIQGFEATMTKALANYWNAQIGYTFQIAKGTASTATDQYQRETPMQVDYYLDQDQRHSLHGNIGLSFPSDFAFAVLRDFNWSAVASYASGLPYTPTDLKGNRTGADNSARMPGSFTVDTRLNKDIKLGGLTFSISCDITNLLNAAVVTSVYSATGKPDFDGQVYTPEQFSPGIRFGDLYYHPARDFDHDGYLTRNELYQSYLRAREDYVKAPTYYGPSRKIRFGISLSF comes from the coding sequence ATGAGGAAGATAGGTTTAACAGCACTTATCCTTTTGCTAACGGTGAGCAGCGCCCTTGCCGGGGTTGTGGGAAGAATTCGGGGACGGGTTACCGATAAGAAGACCCGGGAACCCTTAATCGGCGTGAATGTGATTGTGGTCGGGACCGATTTTGGTGCCGCGACCGATATTAACGGCGAGTATGAGATTATCAATGTCCCACCCGGCAGGTACAAACTCACCGCATCTTATGTTGGTTACAATGAGATGACCGTAACCGATGTCCTGGTGGTGCAGGACAATGTGACCGTGGTCGATTTCCAGTTGAGCCAGACCGCAATTGAGGTTGGTCCGGTTGAGGTGAAGGCGGAAAGGCCACTGGTGAACCGCGGTCAGGTGACGGTTGAGCGCATCATCACAGACGAGGAGTTCAAACGGTTGCCGGTCGTGCAGTTGTCCGAACTGGTCGGGATGCAAGCCGGTGTGACGCAAACCGCAGGCCGGGGCTGGACTCATATCCGGGGCGGCAGGTATGACGATGTCGCCTATTTAGTGGACGGGGTTGCAGCGCAGGATGCGGTGGTCGGAACCCTTTGGTCGAGCCCGAAGCCAACTTCGGATGCGCTGGCATCGGTGGTTGTGATTACCGGTGGTTTTGATGCCGAGTATGGCCAGGCGATGTCCGGTATCATCAAGGCGGTGACCAAGGAGGGTGGTAGCACAACTCAGGGTCGGCTGCGCTATATCACCGATGAGGTTTTTCCGAAGGAGGATTTGAACTTCGGATACAACCGGTTGACTTTATCGTTAGGTGGACCTTTGGGCTGGAACCGGCTGCGCTACTTTCTCTCAACCGAGTACTTTAAGACCGATGACGACCGGAACTGTCTGTATAAGGTGCCGGCACCGCGCGGTGAGTATGCGGTTGAAGGGAAGTTGACCTTGCAAATGCCCAAGGAGTTCTTTTTGACCCGGGAAGGGATGAAGTGGACGCTTGATGGCCACCACTCCAATTATCAGTGGCAGGCGTTTGCCAACTCTTATAAGTTCTGGCAGAAGGGACTTTATGCCAACCGGGTGCGGTCTTACAAGGGCAACCTGACTTTGAACCATATGCTTTCGCCGACACTCGTTTACGAGGCGAAGGTTGGGCTTTTCCAGACTTCACTGATTCGGACGGTGCGCAACTTCTATGCCGAACAGGCGGATACAACCGGTTTCTGGGGATTTTTGCGCAAGACTGGAATCTGGGACCGGTACTGGTTCCGGGCGGAAGACTGGGTTTTCAACAATCCCGAAGGCTTGAGCAAGAAGGAGGCGGTACTGCAGTTGTACCGGTCTTACTGGCTGGCACCGAATGGCGATACGGTCTATGCCTATCCGGAACAGAAAAAGAACTTTGTGCCGGCTTATGCGCTGATTGACAACCCGTACGGTGTTGCCGGGTTGTTTGTTACCGAAGGGGACAACCGGACCTGGCACTACCGGGCAACTAATAACTACATATTCAAGTTTGACCTGACCAAAACTGTTTCCAAGGTGCACGAGTTGAAGACCGGTGTGGACATCACCCAGTACTCGGTGTCAATGTACGACAACTCTCTGCCCTGGGACCAGAACCCGTTCTGGGATGCCTACAACTACAAACCGCTGGTTGCCGCGGCTTACATCCAGGACCGGGCAGATTTTGAGGACCTGGTGGTGCGCGCTGGAGTGCGGTTTGACTATCTCGATGCCAAGGCAAAGGTGCGGGCATTTCCGGAGTCGCTTGGCTCGACACCGAACATCTCTGACTCGTTCCTGCCGGTGCCACCCAAGTACCGGTTGTCACCACGGCTGGGAATCTCCTATCCGATTACAGAACGGGTGAAGTTCCGGTTTTCTTATGGCCACTTCTTTAAGAACCCGGTGTTTGCCAACCTGTATGAGTATGCGGAGCGGCCCGCAGCAGAGTTGCGCGGTCGGGGTAATGTGATTGTCGGTAATGCCAATATGGGTGCGGAGAAGACCATCGCCTACGAACTCGGGTTTGATGCCCAGTTGAGCGATGTGTTTGCGTTTGATGTGACCGCATTCTACAAGGATGTGTTTGACCTGTCCGGAGTACGGGTTGTTTCGGCACTGCCCCAGCCCTATACGATGTACTACAATGTGGAGTATGCCCGGATTCAGGGCTTTGAGGCGACGATGACCAAGGCGCTGGCGAATTACTGGAATGCGCAGATTGGCTATACCTTCCAGATTGCCAAGGGAACCGCATCAACCGCGACCGACCAGTATCAGCGCGAAACACCGATGCAGGTTGACTATTACCTTGACCAGGACCAGCGCCATTCGCTGCACGGTAACATCGGACTGTCGTTCCCATCGGACTTTGCGTTTGCGGTATTGCGCGACTTCAACTGGTCCGCGGTTGCGTCTTATGCGTCGGGTCTGCCTTATACACCAACCGACTTAAAGGGCAATCGGACCGGCGCGGATAACTCGGCGCGGATGCCCGGAAGTTTCACTGTGGACACACGGCTGAACAAAGACATCAAATTAGGTGGTCTCACCTTCTCAATCTCCTGCGACATTACGAACCTGTTGAATGCGGCGGTGGTGACAAGTGTTTATTCGGCAACCGGCAAACCGGACTTCGATGGTCAGGTGTACACGCCGGAGCAGTTTTCACCCGGTATCAGATTTGGTGACCTGTACTACCATCCGGCGCGGGATTTTGACCATGACGGCTATCTGACGCGCAACGAACTGTACCAGTCTTATCTGCGTGCCCGCGAGGACTATGTCAAGGCGCCGACTTACTACGGACCATCGCGCAAGATTCGGTTCGGGATTAGTCTGTCATTCTAA
- a CDS encoding T9SS type A sorting domain-containing protein — MNSSFLEEFAFDTTSYLGAAPGDQDFPAIAFNGTQAFVVWTDWRNQYAQICGARITAEGTILDTFPITISTGEGNRVFPSIAFDGNNYLVVWMDDRDNDWLFDIYGARVSSTGVVLDPEGIPISYGGDHLYPSIAFDGTNYFVAWSDDRNGSYYYDVYGARVTPAGTVLEPSGIPICTTAYNQFVFRSIAFDGNNYLVLWSDGRDEGGESFNIYGSRIRPDGVVIDTNGKPIIREVNSQFLPRLTFDGTNYFAVWMDDRAALESYRLLGSRISTSANPLDSSGILLNEMEISFPDITTDGTNHFITFLWADGVYGMRITREGVVIDTGGFMVNYNFSLSPPVTTFGQNRYFVSYSIYGEMDSDILTTRIATDGTILDPDGILTSWGLRSTPQTYPQAAFDGSNYLVVWEDFREPNGVIYGTRLTPTGQILDSGSIFISPGGSITEKPVADFDGENFLVVWTDFRYGEADIFAARVTRQGVLLDSTGIRVSQNSGIDDFYPAVTFNDPYYLISWMAYDNSNAKYSVYAARVTPEGRVLDNIEIARTELGVGFPRVIKGTDHYFITRMQYDGSYNHIYGARVTRAGELIDPEGIPIDTAIGYEKMFPDVAFDGTNYFVVYQRADANGIFDIYGKRVREDGTVLDSLPRPISLTNDRKTYPRVAYGGGKYLVIWEDYRESGVSAIYGARVTTTGVVIDTQGMRLIAHEQWRIGPDICRGPQRETETQFLLTFWGYYPPLETDKALGAFYLEPIGVQEKAGATLPREIAIKPNPLKTRGVLHLTTPKEDEITAGIYSIDGRLLKNLFTRKRVMAGVHTIPFTTNGLSNGVYFIEVKSTSGTVRKKVVVTE, encoded by the coding sequence TTGAACTCCTCATTTCTCGAAGAGTTCGCCTTTGATACCACATCTTATCTTGGAGCGGCTCCCGGAGACCAGGATTTTCCCGCAATTGCCTTCAATGGCACACAGGCTTTTGTCGTCTGGACCGATTGGCGCAATCAATATGCCCAAATTTGCGGCGCCCGCATCACTGCCGAAGGTACAATCCTCGACACATTCCCGATAACCATCTCTACCGGCGAAGGAAACCGGGTATTTCCATCAATCGCCTTTGATGGCAATAACTACCTTGTCGTATGGATGGATGACCGCGACAATGACTGGTTATTTGACATTTACGGTGCCCGTGTCTCATCAACCGGCGTGGTTCTTGACCCTGAGGGTATACCGATTTCTTACGGTGGTGACCATCTTTACCCATCAATCGCCTTTGACGGCACCAACTACTTTGTCGCGTGGAGCGATGACCGGAACGGCAGCTACTACTACGATGTCTATGGCGCTCGGGTTACTCCTGCTGGCACCGTCTTAGAACCGTCCGGAATTCCTATCTGCACGACCGCCTATAACCAGTTTGTCTTTCGCAGTATCGCTTTCGATGGCAATAATTATCTTGTTCTCTGGTCTGATGGTAGAGACGAAGGTGGTGAGTCCTTTAATATTTATGGGTCTCGCATCAGGCCCGACGGTGTGGTAATTGACACCAATGGCAAACCAATCATCCGGGAAGTCAACAGTCAGTTCTTACCCCGATTGACATTTGATGGTACCAACTACTTTGCCGTATGGATGGATGACCGCGCAGCCCTTGAATCATACCGTCTTTTGGGTTCCCGGATATCAACTTCCGCAAACCCGCTCGACTCCAGTGGCATCCTCCTGAACGAAATGGAAATCTCCTTTCCCGATATTACAACGGACGGAACAAACCACTTTATCACCTTTCTCTGGGCTGATGGCGTTTATGGGATGCGCATTACCCGGGAAGGTGTGGTGATTGATACGGGCGGTTTTATGGTTAACTACAACTTCTCATTATCCCCTCCGGTAACGACCTTTGGGCAAAACCGCTATTTCGTATCTTACTCAATTTATGGTGAAATGGACTCCGATATCCTGACCACCCGCATCGCCACCGATGGCACAATTTTAGACCCGGACGGAATATTGACATCATGGGGACTAAGAAGCACCCCTCAGACTTATCCGCAAGCCGCCTTTGACGGGTCAAACTACCTCGTGGTCTGGGAGGATTTTCGGGAACCGAATGGTGTTATTTATGGTACGAGATTAACACCCACGGGTCAGATTCTTGACTCAGGCTCCATTTTCATCTCCCCCGGCGGCAGTATAACGGAAAAACCGGTGGCGGACTTTGACGGCGAAAACTTCCTTGTCGTGTGGACCGACTTTCGCTACGGTGAAGCCGACATATTTGCCGCCCGGGTCACGCGCCAGGGGGTACTCTTAGATTCAACCGGAATCCGGGTTTCGCAGAACAGTGGCATTGACGACTTCTACCCGGCGGTGACATTTAACGACCCGTACTATCTTATTTCCTGGATGGCTTACGACAACAGTAACGCAAAGTATTCAGTTTATGCGGCGCGCGTCACTCCAGAAGGCCGCGTCCTGGACAATATTGAAATCGCTCGGACCGAGTTGGGAGTGGGTTTCCCCAGAGTTATCAAAGGAACCGACCATTACTTTATTACTCGCATGCAGTACGACGGAAGTTATAACCACATCTATGGAGCAAGGGTAACGCGCGCCGGAGAACTAATTGACCCCGAGGGGATACCAATTGACACCGCAATCGGCTATGAAAAAATGTTTCCCGATGTTGCCTTTGATGGTACCAACTACTTCGTTGTTTACCAGCGCGCCGATGCGAATGGAATATTTGATATCTACGGCAAAAGGGTCAGAGAGGATGGCACTGTACTCGACTCATTGCCTCGACCGATTTCGCTCACCAACGACCGCAAAACTTATCCTCGCGTTGCCTATGGCGGCGGTAAATATTTGGTGATTTGGGAAGACTATCGGGAATCAGGTGTCAGCGCCATCTACGGTGCGCGGGTGACAACCACCGGTGTGGTCATTGACACTCAGGGCATGCGGTTAATCGCTCACGAACAGTGGCGGATTGGTCCTGATATCTGTCGCGGGCCGCAACGGGAAACAGAAACCCAGTTTCTTTTGACTTTTTGGGGCTACTATCCCCCGCTCGAAACCGACAAGGCGCTTGGGGCATTTTATCTTGAACCCATTGGTGTCCAAGAAAAAGCCGGTGCCACTTTGCCCCGGGAAATTGCCATTAAACCCAACCCCCTAAAAACCCGGGGTGTATTACATTTAACAACTCCAAAAGAAGACGAAATTACTGCGGGCATTTACTCAATTGATGGTCGATTGCTCAAAAACCTGTTTACCAGAAAAAGGGTAATGGCTGGTGTTCACACTATTCCGTTTACAACGAACGGACTCAGCAACGGTGTTTACTTTATTGAGGTGAAATCTACCTCTGGAACGGTGCGAAAAAAGGTTGTTGTTACGGAGTAG
- a CDS encoding PorV/PorQ family protein — protein sequence MRPVDYRGDKVGKWGRAILIALVLFSMSWAAFSKVATTGAQFLKISVGRASGMGDAFTALADDASASYFNPAGIAYIKRQAQFNHANWFADINHDYLTVVLPVTNFGTVAISATALTMGSIEQTTVDNPQTPLREDEGTGLTIGASDLALGLSYARIITDKLSFGLTVKGINQTIWDLSASALGLDVGLFYNTGFKSLRLGAAVTNYGSQLSYAGPHLDYNFYWPDSGPSQLQGSYKTTPVPLPTTFRFGVAMDVLKNDNNRLTAAIDLVHPSDINETVNFGLEYGLADMLFLRAGYIFNTDQQYMKKLGDFTGLCAGAGVKGKVVEGLELGLDYAFRYYSYLKPTHRLMLTVGF from the coding sequence ATGAGACCAGTTGATTACAGAGGTGATAAAGTCGGAAAATGGGGCAGGGCGATTTTAATCGCCCTTGTGCTATTTTCGATGAGCTGGGCGGCGTTTTCTAAGGTGGCGACAACCGGTGCCCAGTTTTTGAAAATCAGCGTTGGTCGGGCATCGGGAATGGGTGACGCCTTTACCGCGCTGGCAGACGACGCTTCAGCAAGTTACTTTAACCCGGCGGGTATTGCATACATCAAACGGCAGGCGCAGTTTAATCACGCCAACTGGTTTGCTGACATCAACCACGACTATCTGACGGTGGTGCTGCCGGTGACCAATTTCGGAACGGTGGCAATCTCAGCAACCGCCTTGACGATGGGTTCGATCGAGCAGACAACAGTGGATAACCCGCAGACACCGCTGCGCGAAGATGAAGGCACCGGGTTGACAATCGGTGCCTCGGACCTGGCACTCGGTCTGTCTTATGCCCGAATCATCACTGATAAACTGTCGTTTGGTTTGACGGTGAAGGGTATCAATCAGACGATATGGGACCTGTCGGCTTCAGCGCTGGGGCTTGATGTCGGGTTGTTTTACAATACCGGGTTCAAGTCGTTGCGGCTCGGTGCGGCGGTTACCAATTACGGCAGTCAGTTGAGTTACGCCGGTCCGCATCTTGACTACAACTTTTACTGGCCCGATTCCGGTCCCAGTCAGTTGCAGGGTTCTTACAAAACAACACCGGTGCCCCTGCCGACAACTTTCCGGTTCGGGGTGGCGATGGATGTTTTGAAGAACGACAACAACCGGCTGACCGCAGCGATTGACCTGGTGCACCCTTCTGACATCAACGAGACGGTCAATTTCGGACTGGAGTACGGTTTGGCGGATATGCTGTTCTTGCGTGCTGGTTACATCTTCAACACCGACCAGCAGTATATGAAGAAACTGGGTGACTTTACCGGATTGTGTGCTGGTGCCGGTGTGAAGGGTAAGGTGGTTGAAGGGCTGGAACTGGGGCTTGACTACGCGTTCCGGTACTACAGTTATCTGAAGCCGACCCATCGTTTGATGTTAACGGTTGGCTTCTGA